Proteins from one Ranitomeya variabilis isolate aRanVar5 chromosome 1, aRanVar5.hap1, whole genome shotgun sequence genomic window:
- the SEC11C gene encoding signal peptidase complex catalytic subunit SEC11C, translating into MPSLDMDLLGDLRRMNKRQLYYQVLNFAMIVSSALMIWKGLIVVTGSESPIVVVLSGSMEPAFHRGDLLFLTNFQEDPIRAGEIVVFKVEGRDIPIVHRVIKVHEKENGDIKFLTKGDNNEVDDRGLYKEGQNWLEKKDVVGRARGFLPYVGMVTIVMNDYPKFKYAVLAIMGAFVLLKRES; encoded by the exons CTTTACTATCAGGTGCTGAACTTCGCCATGATTGTGTCCTCTGCCCTGATGATATGGAAAGGCCTGATCGTGGTCACGGGCAGCGAGAGCCCCATTGTTGTTGTACTGAG CGGCAGCATGGAGCCGGCCTTCCATCGAGGAGATCTGCTGTTCCTCACTAACTTCCAGGAAGACCCCATCCGGGCCGGAGAGATTGTGGTTTTCAAAGTGGAAGGCAGAGACATCCCAATAGTTCACAGAGTCATCAAAGTTCATGAAAA AGAGAACGGAGATATTAAATTCCTGACCAAGGGAGACAATAATGAAGTTGATGACCGAGGCCTCTATAAGGAAGGACAGAACTGGCTTGAAAAGAAGGATGTCGTGGGCAGAGCACGAGG GTTTTTACCGTACGTCGGAATGGTAACGATTGTGATGAATGATTATCCAAAATTTAAG TATGCGGTTTTGGCCATCATGGGAGCTTTTGTACTTTTGAAACGTGAATCTTAA